From the genome of Agrococcus sp. ARC_14:
ACCGCGTGCACGGGGAGTACGACCCGGAGCAGGGCCTGCGCCACAACCCGGCGAAGCTGCTGCTCGACCCCTACGCGAAGGCCACCAGCGGCACCATCGAGTGGGGCCAGCCGCTGCACAGCTATGAGTTCGGCGATCCGCTCAGCCGCAACGACGACGACTCGGCACCCCACATGGTCAAGGGCGTCGTCATCAACCCGTTCTTCGACTGGACGGGCGACCGCCACCCCCGCACGCCGTACAACGAGTCGCTCATCTACGAGGCACACGTCAAGGGCATGACGCAGACACATCCCGATGTGCCCGAGCAGCTCCGGGGCACCTACGCGGGTCTCGCGCACCCGTCGATCATCGCCCATCTGCAGAAGATCGGCATCACCGCGATCGAGCTCATGCCGGTGCACCAGTTCGTGCACGACGCGACGCTGCTCGAGAAGGGGCTGCGCAACTACTGGGGCTACAACACGCTCAGCTTCTTCGCGCCGCACGCCGAATACGCAGGCACCGGCGAGCTCGGCCAGCAGGTGCAGGAGTTCAAGGCGATGGTGAAGGCGATGCACGACGCGGGCATCGAGGTGCTGCTCGACGTGGTCTACAACCACACGGCCGAGGGCAACCACTTCGGGCCGACGCTCAGCTGGCGCGGCATCGACAACCAGGCCTACTACCGCCTCGTCGACGGCGATCAGCAGCACTACATGGACTACACCGGCACGGGCAACAGCCTCAACGTCGGCAATCCGCACGCCCTGCAGATGATCATGGACAGCCTGCGCTACTGGGTGACGGAGATGCACGTCGACGGCTTCCGCTTCGACCTGGCCGCGACGCTCGCACGCGAGTTCTACGACGTCGACAAGCTCTCCACCTTCTTCGAGCTCGTGCAGCAGGATCCGGTGATCAGCCAGGTCAAGCTCATCGCAGAGCCGTGGGACATCGGCCCCGGCGGCTACCAGGTGGGCAACTTCCCGCCGCAGTGGACGGAATGGAACGGCGAGTATCGCGACCAGGTGCGCGACTTCTGGCGCGGCGAGCCGACGGCACTGGGGGAGTTCGCCAGCCGCCTGGCCGGCTCCGCCGACCTCTACGAGCACTCGGGCCGCCGTCCCGTCGCATCCATCAACTTCATCACGGCGCACGACGGCTTCACGCTCCGCGACCTGGTGAGCTACAACGAGAAGCACAACGACGCCAACGGCGAGGACGGCAACGACGGCGAGAGCCACAACCGCTCCTACAACCACGGCGCCGAGGGCCCGACCGATGACGCCGAGATCCTCAACGTTCGCGCTCGGCAGCAGCGCAACTTCCTGGCGACGCTGCTGCTGAGCCAGGGCGTGCCGATGCTGCTGCACGGCGACGAGCTGGGCCGCACCCAGCAGGGCAACAACAACACCTACGCGCAGGACTCCGAGCTCAGCTGGATCGACTGGGAGCGCATCGACCAGCCGCTCATCGAGTTCACTGCGGCGATCGCGCGGCTGCGGCACGATCACCCGACCTTCCGGCGCAAGCGATTCTTCACCGGCAACACGGTGCGAACGGGCGACGGTGAGCGTCTCAACGACATCGTCTGGCTGCGGCTCGACGCGACCCCCATGGGCCCTGACGACTGGGACGGCGATTCCGATCAGTCGCTCGGCATGTACCTCAACGGTCACGGCATCGCCGGCCGCGGCGCCCGAGGCGAGCGCATCGTGGACGACCACTTCCTGCTCTACGTCAATGCCTCGGCCGAGGAGCACGAGCTGACGCTGCCCGGCGCAGAGTTCGCCGAGGCCTGGGACGTGCTGATCGACACGGGCGCCGAGTCCGCCCACGACGACCCTCGTCTCGCCGGCGGCGTCCAGGCGCTCCGGCCCCGCAGCTTCGTGCTGCTGCGCGAGCACACCACACCGATCGACCCCGACTTCTCGGTCGCAGCCTCGATCGCCGCGAACCGCGCGTCGTCCGCGCCCGAGCCCGACGAACCATCCGCCGCCGAATCCTGAGGAGCCCCGTTGCGCACGCCGCAGAGCACGTACCGACTGCAGATCACCGAGGAGTTCACCCTCTTCGATGCGGCCGAGCGGCTTGAGGCGCTCGCCGATCTCGGCGTCGACTGGGTCTATCTGTCGCCGATCCTGCAGGCCGAGCCGGGCTCGAACCACGGCTACGACGTCGTCTCGCATACGAGAGTCGACGCGGCGCGCGGGGGAGCGGAGGGGTTGGATGCGGTGGCCGAGGTGGCCCGCAGGCTCGGCATGGGCGTGCTGGTCGACATCGTGCCCAACCACGTGGGCATCGCGACGCCCGAGCGCAACAGCTGGTGGTGGCAGGTGCTGCGCGACGGCCGCGAGAGCCCGATCGCGGATGCGTTCGACATC
Proteins encoded in this window:
- the glgX gene encoding glycogen debranching protein GlgX → MPVWPGEAYPLGATFDGTGTNFAIYTESAEKVELCLFDDAGAETRVELTEVDAFVWHAYLPTVQPGQRYGYRVHGEYDPEQGLRHNPAKLLLDPYAKATSGTIEWGQPLHSYEFGDPLSRNDDDSAPHMVKGVVINPFFDWTGDRHPRTPYNESLIYEAHVKGMTQTHPDVPEQLRGTYAGLAHPSIIAHLQKIGITAIELMPVHQFVHDATLLEKGLRNYWGYNTLSFFAPHAEYAGTGELGQQVQEFKAMVKAMHDAGIEVLLDVVYNHTAEGNHFGPTLSWRGIDNQAYYRLVDGDQQHYMDYTGTGNSLNVGNPHALQMIMDSLRYWVTEMHVDGFRFDLAATLAREFYDVDKLSTFFELVQQDPVISQVKLIAEPWDIGPGGYQVGNFPPQWTEWNGEYRDQVRDFWRGEPTALGEFASRLAGSADLYEHSGRRPVASINFITAHDGFTLRDLVSYNEKHNDANGEDGNDGESHNRSYNHGAEGPTDDAEILNVRARQQRNFLATLLLSQGVPMLLHGDELGRTQQGNNNTYAQDSELSWIDWERIDQPLIEFTAAIARLRHDHPTFRRKRFFTGNTVRTGDGERLNDIVWLRLDATPMGPDDWDGDSDQSLGMYLNGHGIAGRGARGERIVDDHFLLYVNASAEEHELTLPGAEFAEAWDVLIDTGAESAHDDPRLAGGVQALRPRSFVLLREHTTPIDPDFSVAASIAANRASSAPEPDEPSAAES